One Bacteroidota bacterium genomic window carries:
- a CDS encoding IS701 family transposase, which translates to MRNIERISEDLGANYHQMQHFITESNWDHRVLINQVAQEVSQVLPKRKLTGLIIDESGWVKKGDHSVGVGHQYCGNVGKLSNSQVAVFACLSNGDFASMVDARLYLPKAWCDDKTRCEKAGVPVKHRTFKTKLELALEIIRQQVTNGIIFDFIGGDGYYGNDVDFASSIDLLGYLYMLDIHKDQKIYLERPDLAIPERKSNKGREPKKLKATTDELSVSKYLQTLNDENWQRISVRNTAKGVLVADYHFIKLWIINNSKMQVEQRLLVIRKTKTKEGKDEIKYSFTNANLEQYTKKAIAYMQAQRYFVEHCIKESKQILGLDQFQTRKWLAWQHQVALNFLVSSFILKEKLHCFDDLPLLSARDIKEFITFKLYKQMTEEQMIDRIYDRHLKRQRDINYSYSKL; encoded by the coding sequence ATGCGCAATATTGAAAGAATAAGCGAAGATTTGGGAGCTAACTACCATCAAATGCAGCACTTTATAACTGAGTCTAACTGGGATCATCGAGTTTTGATAAATCAAGTAGCCCAGGAAGTAAGCCAGGTTTTACCCAAAAGAAAACTTACAGGATTGATTATTGATGAAAGTGGTTGGGTAAAAAAAGGCGACCATAGCGTAGGCGTTGGACATCAATATTGTGGGAATGTAGGGAAACTATCAAATAGTCAGGTTGCGGTATTTGCTTGTTTAAGTAATGGGGATTTTGCATCAATGGTTGATGCCCGACTATACCTTCCCAAGGCTTGGTGTGACGACAAGACAAGATGCGAAAAAGCAGGCGTTCCTGTAAAGCACCGAACATTTAAAACTAAGCTCGAACTGGCATTAGAAATTATTCGCCAGCAAGTAACCAATGGCATCATCTTCGATTTTATTGGAGGCGATGGTTATTATGGTAACGATGTGGATTTTGCCAGCAGCATAGATTTGCTTGGTTATCTGTACATGCTGGATATCCATAAAGACCAAAAAATATATTTGGAACGTCCTGACTTGGCTATTCCCGAGCGAAAAAGCAATAAGGGTCGTGAACCCAAGAAATTAAAAGCAACTACAGACGAATTAAGTGTATCAAAATATTTACAGACTTTAAATGACGAAAATTGGCAGCGTATTAGTGTTCGTAATACAGCCAAAGGAGTTCTTGTAGCTGACTATCATTTTATAAAGCTTTGGATAATCAATAACAGTAAAATGCAAGTAGAGCAAAGGTTACTGGTTATCCGTAAAACGAAAACCAAAGAAGGCAAGGACGAAATAAAATATTCTTTTACCAATGCTAATCTTGAACAATACACTAAGAAAGCTATAGCCTATATGCAAGCACAACGGTACTTTGTAGAACATTGCATAAAAGAATCAAAACAGATACTCGGGCTAGACCAGTTTCAGACACGAAAATGGCTTGCATGGCAACACCAGGTTGCATTAAACTTTTTGGTCTCGTCATTTATTTTAAAAGAAAAATTGCATTGCTTTGATGATTTACCTTTACTATCGGCTCGTGATATTAAAGAATTTATCACTTTTAAACTTTATAAACAGATGACCGAAGAACAAATGATTGATAGAATTTATGACCGGCATTTAAAACGACAGCGTGATATAAATTACTCATATTCAAAATTGTAA